In a single window of the Nocardioides massiliensis genome:
- a CDS encoding TetR family transcriptional regulator has protein sequence MADGGAGGATATSTSPRGVSTRDALLDRAAEVTCGPGWSTITMAKLADSAGVSRQTVYNEFGSKSGLAEALVMRELRRFLAVVEAELASGDDVVDAIRRTTVAVLRLAADNPLLHAVLSASHGAGNDLLPLLTSHSAGLIDTASTVVAEHLERFALGLPEEQVAASIDGIVRLVLSHVMQPGGTPTETADQVAWLVSRVLAD, from the coding sequence ATGGCCGATGGCGGAGCAGGGGGAGCGACGGCGACCAGCACCTCGCCGCGTGGCGTGTCGACCCGCGATGCCCTGCTCGACCGGGCCGCCGAGGTCACCTGCGGGCCGGGGTGGAGCACGATCACCATGGCGAAGCTCGCCGACTCGGCGGGGGTGAGCCGGCAGACCGTCTACAACGAGTTCGGCTCCAAGAGCGGCCTCGCCGAGGCCCTCGTCATGCGCGAGCTGCGCCGGTTCCTCGCCGTCGTCGAGGCCGAGCTGGCCTCGGGCGACGACGTGGTCGACGCGATCCGCCGTACGACGGTCGCGGTGCTGCGCCTCGCGGCGGACAACCCGCTGCTGCACGCGGTGCTGTCGGCCTCGCACGGCGCCGGCAACGACCTGCTGCCGCTGCTGACCAGCCACTCCGCGGGTCTGATCGACACCGCGTCGACCGTGGTCGCCGAGCACCTCGAGCGGTTCGCGCTCGGGTTGCCCGAGGAGCAGGTCGCGGCCAGCATCGACGGCATCGTGCGGCTCGTGCTCAGCCACGTGATGCAGCCGGGAGGGACGCCGACCGAGACGGCCGACCAGGTCGCCTGGCTGGTGAGTCGGGTCCTGGCCGACTGA
- a CDS encoding ferredoxin — MRITVDRERCEGLGMCESMAPDHFEVIEDDDGNETVDILVPEPDASDRDLVQSAVQSCPVLALTFTG; from the coding sequence ATGCGCATCACGGTCGACCGGGAGCGTTGCGAGGGCCTGGGAATGTGCGAGTCGATGGCGCCGGACCACTTCGAGGTGATCGAGGACGACGACGGCAACGAGACCGTGGACATCCTCGTGCCCGAGCCCGACGCGAGCGACCGCGACCTGGTCCAGTCCGCGGTCCAGTCGTGCCCGGTGCTCGCCCTGACGTTCACCGGCTGA
- a CDS encoding fatty acid desaturase, translated as MTQAAGEQIANSTVPQGSTERWRDPKRYLWLIGLVVPSLAFVAFGMYALTGSGLWFWIGPVVILVVVPAIDLVAGLDRSNPPDDMIEALENDRYYRWVTYLFLPIQYAGFLAAAWFFVHGDLDWFSKIGLAISIGCIGGIGINTAHELGHKKESHERWLSKIALAQSFYGHFYIEHNRGHHVRVATPEDPASSRLGESFYAFWPRTVWGSLKSAWHLEKKRYARRKQHPFHPGNDVLNAWVMSAVLWGALIAVLGWQVIPFLLIQAVIGFSLLEIVNYMEHYGMLRQKVGREGRMRYERVDPSHSWNSNNIATNVLLYHLQRHSDHHANPTRRYQTLRDFEESPVLPTGYAGMIVLALFPPLWRRVMDKRVLAHFDGDVTRANIQPSKRARILRRYPAPEAPATEVVGEDTAVEVDEVLAARCPNCDYVYEVAAGDEREGFAAGTAWRDIPADWCCPDCGVREKVDFVAFDPDHVAGRTDAVA; from the coding sequence ATGACGCAGGCAGCTGGGGAACAGATCGCGAACTCGACGGTGCCGCAGGGATCGACGGAGCGCTGGCGGGACCCGAAGCGCTACCTGTGGCTGATCGGCCTGGTCGTGCCGTCGCTGGCTTTCGTCGCGTTCGGGATGTATGCCCTCACCGGCTCGGGGCTGTGGTTCTGGATCGGGCCGGTGGTGATCCTCGTGGTCGTCCCGGCCATCGACCTGGTGGCCGGACTCGACCGGTCCAACCCGCCCGACGACATGATCGAGGCGCTGGAGAACGACCGCTACTACCGCTGGGTGACCTACCTCTTCCTGCCCATCCAGTACGCCGGCTTCCTCGCGGCAGCGTGGTTCTTCGTCCACGGTGACCTGGACTGGTTCTCCAAGATCGGCCTGGCGATCTCGATCGGCTGCATCGGTGGCATCGGCATCAACACCGCCCACGAGCTCGGCCACAAGAAGGAGAGCCACGAGCGCTGGCTGTCGAAGATCGCGCTGGCGCAGAGCTTCTACGGCCACTTCTACATCGAGCACAACCGCGGCCACCACGTGCGCGTCGCGACGCCCGAGGACCCGGCCAGCAGCCGCCTCGGTGAGAGCTTCTACGCCTTCTGGCCGCGCACGGTGTGGGGCTCGCTGAAGAGTGCGTGGCACCTGGAGAAGAAGCGCTACGCCCGCCGCAAGCAGCACCCCTTCCATCCCGGCAACGACGTGCTCAACGCCTGGGTGATGTCGGCGGTGCTGTGGGGCGCGCTGATCGCGGTGCTGGGCTGGCAGGTCATCCCGTTCCTGCTCATCCAAGCGGTCATCGGCTTCTCGCTGCTGGAGATCGTCAACTACATGGAGCACTACGGCATGCTCCGCCAGAAGGTCGGGCGCGAGGGCCGGATGCGCTACGAGCGCGTCGACCCCAGCCACAGCTGGAACTCCAACAACATCGCGACCAACGTGCTGCTCTACCACCTGCAGCGCCACAGCGACCACCACGCCAACCCGACCCGGCGCTACCAGACGCTGCGTGACTTCGAGGAGTCGCCGGTCTTGCCGACCGGGTACGCCGGGATGATCGTGCTGGCGCTGTTCCCGCCGCTGTGGCGCAGGGTGATGGACAAGCGGGTGCTGGCCCACTTCGACGGTGACGTCACCCGCGCCAACATCCAGCCGTCCAAGCGCGCGAGGATCCTGCGCCGCTACCCCGCGCCGGAGGCCCCCGCCACCGAGGTCGTCGGCGAGGACACCGCGGTCGAGGTCGACGAGGTGCTGGCGGCGCGCTGTCCCAACTGCGACTACGTCTACGAGGTCGCCGCCGGCGACGAGCGCGAGGGCTTCGCGGCCGGTACGGCGTGGAGGGACATCCCCGCCGACTGGTGCTGCCCGGACTGCGGGGTGCGGGAGAAGGTCGACTTCGTCGCCTTCGACCCCGACCACGTCGCCGGACGCACGGACGCGGTGGCCTGA
- a CDS encoding fasciclin domain-containing protein, with protein MRTLRKSTLAVAAIAALSLTAACGSDDTADDSTASPETSEMSESPEESDDSMASDSMDPAAGLVGPGCAGYAEQVPDGAGSVEGMSQDPVAVAASNNPLLTTLTAAVSGQLNPEVDLVDTLNGDEFTVFAPVDDAFAKLPQETVETLGTPEGAETLSTVLTYHVVPGRIAPEDLAGTTQTTVQGADVEVTGEADSLMINDASVICGGVSTANATVYLIDTVLMPPTQ; from the coding sequence ATGCGCACTCTCCGCAAGTCCACCCTGGCCGTTGCCGCCATTGCCGCCCTCTCCCTCACCGCGGCCTGCGGCTCCGACGACACCGCCGACGACAGCACCGCCTCCCCGGAGACCTCCGAGATGAGCGAGTCCCCCGAGGAGTCCGACGACTCCATGGCTTCCGACTCGATGGACCCGGCCGCCGGCCTGGTCGGCCCCGGCTGCGCCGGCTACGCCGAGCAGGTGCCGGACGGCGCCGGCTCGGTCGAGGGCATGTCGCAGGACCCGGTCGCGGTCGCCGCGTCCAACAACCCCCTGCTGACCACCCTCACCGCGGCGGTCTCGGGCCAGCTGAACCCCGAGGTCGACCTGGTCGACACCCTCAACGGCGACGAGTTCACGGTCTTCGCGCCGGTCGACGACGCGTTCGCCAAGCTGCCCCAGGAGACCGTCGAGACGCTCGGCACCCCCGAGGGCGCCGAGACGCTCAGCACGGTGCTGACCTACCACGTCGTCCCGGGCCGCATCGCTCCCGAGGACCTCGCCGGCACGACCCAGACCACCGTCCAGGGCGCCGATGTCGAGGTGACCGGCGAGGCCGACAGCCTGATGATCAACGACGCCTCGGTCATCTGCGGCGGCGTGAGCACGGCCAACGCGACCGTCTACCTCATCGACACCGTCCTGATGCCGCCCACGCAGTGA